In Romboutsia lituseburensis, a genomic segment contains:
- the fabD gene encoding ACP S-malonyltransferase, whose translation MGKVALVFPGQGSQYVGMAKDVYENNQIAKKIIDNACDALDMDLKNIMFEGSDEELSKTENTQPAIVTHSIALFEALNDALDLKYDACLGLSLGEYSALVAADAIEFNDAVSLVKKRGKFMQDTVPQGKGAMAAILGLNRDKVENIIKSIDSGIVEVANYNSPGQIVISGENKHIDEAMIKLKENGAKRAVKLNVSGPFHSSMLKDAGIKLSKELDKVNLRTPKISVVSNVNASYYEDEGKDLLIQQVSSSVLWEDSIEKLLDEGYDTFIEIGPGKTLKGFIKKISSNRKMDVNIYNIEDMNSLEKFVEIYRNGEIV comes from the coding sequence ATGGGAAAGGTAGCATTAGTATTTCCGGGTCAAGGATCACAATATGTAGGTATGGCTAAAGATGTATACGAAAATAATCAAATAGCAAAAAAAATTATAGATAATGCATGTGATGCTTTAGATATGGATTTAAAAAACATAATGTTTGAAGGTAGTGATGAAGAACTATCAAAAACAGAAAATACTCAACCTGCCATAGTTACTCATAGTATAGCGTTATTTGAAGCTTTAAATGATGCACTAGATTTAAAATATGATGCCTGTTTGGGATTATCTTTGGGTGAATATAGTGCATTAGTAGCAGCGGATGCGATAGAGTTTAATGATGCTGTATCACTTGTTAAAAAAAGAGGCAAATTTATGCAAGATACAGTACCTCAAGGAAAAGGAGCAATGGCTGCTATACTTGGATTAAATAGAGATAAGGTAGAAAATATTATAAAGAGTATTGATAGTGGGATTGTTGAAGTTGCAAATTATAACTCTCCAGGACAAATAGTTATATCAGGGGAAAATAAACATATAGATGAAGCGATGATAAAGCTAAAAGAAAATGGAGCAAAAAGAGCTGTGAAGTTAAATGTAAGTGGACCTTTTCATTCATCTATGTTAAAAGATGCTGGAATTAAATTATCAAAAGAACTAGATAAGGTTAATTTGAGAACACCAAAAATATCGGTAGTATCAAATGTAAATGCTAGTTATTATGAAGATGAAGGTAAAGACTTACTTATACAACAGGTTAGTTCTTCTGTATTATGGGAAGATTCAATAGAAAAATTATTAGATGAAGGCTATGATACTTTTATAGAGATAGGACCAGGAAAGACATTAAAAGGATTTATTAAAAAAATATCATCAAACAGAAAAATGGATGTAAATATTTATAATATAGAAGATATGAATTCATTAGAAAAATTTGTTGAAATTTACAGAAATGGAGAGATAGTATGA
- the fabK gene encoding enoyl-[acyl-carrier-protein] reductase FabK, producing MNKVCEILNIKYPIIQGGMAWVADANLASSVSNAGGLGLIAGGNAPKEIIKEEIRKCRTLTDKPFGVNVMLLSPFVDDIIDLIIEERIPVITTGAGNPAKYMDRLKEVNTKVIPVVPSIALAQRMEKLGADAVIVEGTEAGGHIGELTTMVLTPQVADNVDIPVIAAGGIADGRGIVAAFALGANGVQIGTRFICSNECNVHENYKNMVLKSKDRDAIVTGRTTGHPVRALKNKLAKDILSMEKEGADPAEIDKKGIGSLRLATKEGDLKNGSFMAGQIASIIKDVKPCKEIIEDMVKQAKDIMPNIEL from the coding sequence ATGAATAAAGTTTGTGAAATATTAAATATAAAGTATCCTATAATCCAAGGTGGAATGGCATGGGTAGCAGACGCCAATCTTGCTAGTTCAGTATCAAATGCAGGTGGATTAGGGTTAATTGCAGGTGGAAATGCACCAAAAGAAATTATAAAAGAAGAAATACGAAAATGTAGAACTCTTACAGATAAACCTTTTGGTGTAAATGTAATGTTATTATCTCCATTCGTAGACGATATAATAGATTTAATAATAGAAGAAAGAATACCGGTAATAACAACTGGAGCCGGAAATCCAGCTAAATATATGGATAGATTAAAAGAAGTTAACACAAAAGTTATACCTGTAGTCCCAAGCATTGCTCTAGCTCAGAGGATGGAAAAATTGGGAGCAGATGCAGTTATAGTTGAAGGTACAGAAGCAGGTGGTCATATAGGAGAGTTAACTACTATGGTTCTTACTCCACAAGTTGCAGATAACGTAGATATACCTGTAATAGCTGCAGGAGGTATAGCTGATGGCAGAGGGATTGTAGCAGCTTTTGCATTAGGAGCAAATGGAGTTCAAATAGGTACTAGATTTATATGCAGTAATGAATGCAATGTACATGAAAATTATAAAAATATGGTATTAAAATCAAAAGATAGAGATGCTATAGTTACAGGAAGAACTACTGGTCACCCTGTTAGAGCTTTAAAAAATAAATTAGCTAAAGATATATTAAGCATGGAAAAAGAAGGTGCAGATCCAGCTGAAATAGATAAAAAAGGAATTGGATCTTTAAGGCTAGCAACAAAAGAAGGCGACCTTAAAAATGGATCTTTTATGGCAGGGCAAATAGCTTCAATAATAAAAGATGTAAAGCCATGCAAGGAAATTATAGAAGATATGGTTAAACAAGCTAAAGATATAATGCCAAACATTGAGCTATAA
- a CDS encoding beta-ketoacyl-ACP synthase III, producing the protein MNNKAGILGVGSFVPEQVIDNFYFEKIMDTSDEWIKTRTGISERRMVNKDETTSDLSTKAALNAIKCANLKPQDIDLIIVATATPDMVFPSTACLVQENIGAINAAAFDISVACSGFIYAMTIAKQFVENKTYKKVLVIGAETLSKVLDYEDRTTAILFGDGAGAVVIGEVLEGGILSTYLGSDGKGKDFLNIPAGGSKLPASKETVENRLHTIKMAGNDVYKFAVRIMSEASLKALEMADLNTDSIDYLIPHQANIRIIEASAKRLKLSMDKVYVNLDKYGNMSAASIPVALDEAFRKGKIHKGDNVVLVGFGGGLTWGSSVINWSIQGGNNE; encoded by the coding sequence ATGAACAATAAAGCTGGTATATTAGGGGTAGGAAGTTTTGTACCCGAGCAAGTTATAGATAATTTTTACTTTGAAAAAATAATGGACACAAGCGACGAGTGGATAAAAACTAGAACCGGAATAAGTGAAAGAAGAATGGTTAATAAAGATGAAACAACATCTGACTTATCTACAAAAGCAGCATTGAATGCTATTAAGTGTGCAAATTTAAAACCTCAAGACATAGATTTAATAATTGTAGCAACAGCAACTCCAGATATGGTATTTCCATCAACAGCATGTTTAGTACAAGAAAATATAGGTGCAATAAATGCAGCAGCATTTGATATATCTGTAGCATGTTCAGGGTTTATATATGCTATGACTATAGCTAAGCAATTTGTTGAGAATAAAACGTATAAAAAAGTATTAGTAATAGGTGCTGAAACACTTTCTAAGGTTTTAGACTATGAAGATAGAACTACTGCTATATTATTTGGAGATGGAGCGGGAGCAGTTGTAATAGGTGAGGTTTTAGAAGGTGGAATTTTATCTACATACTTAGGTTCAGATGGTAAGGGTAAAGACTTTCTAAATATACCAGCTGGAGGTTCTAAACTTCCAGCTAGTAAAGAGACTGTTGAAAATAGATTACACACTATAAAAATGGCTGGAAATGATGTATATAAATTTGCAGTTAGAATAATGAGTGAAGCATCATTAAAGGCATTAGAAATGGCTGATTTAAACACAGACTCTATAGATTACCTAATCCCACATCAAGCTAACATAAGAATAATAGAAGCTTCAGCTAAAAGATTAAAATTGAGCATGGATAAAGTATATGTAAATCTTGATAAATATGGGAACATGTCAGCAGCATCTATTCCAGTAGCACTTGATGAAGCTTTTAGAAAAGGAAAGATACACAAAGGAGACAATGTAGTATTAGTAGGTTTTGGTGGTGGATTAACTTGGGGATCTTCAGTAATAAATTGGAGTATACAAGGAGGTAACAATGAATAA
- the plsX gene encoding phosphate acyltransferase PlsX, with protein MKIVIDGMGGDNAPKSNVEGAVKAIKEYNVDLIITGDKDILEKEFANYEFDKSKLEIVHTTEIIENEDKPVKAIRSKKDSSMVVALRLVKEGKADAVISAGNTGALLAGGLFVVGRIKGIDRPCLCPVIPNAKKGMTLIADGGANADCKPKNLVEFAGMSNIYAKKVLGLNSPKIALANVGIEEGKGNDLVKKSYEELKNIDVNFIGNVEARDVINAYTDIIVCDGFTGNILLKSAEGVAMSVMGLLKETFLSSTKGKIGAMLLKDDLKKLKSFMDYAEYGGAPLLGVNGGVIKAHGSSDSRAIKNAINQGIKFAQGNVVEDIKEFIKTMESSEEKE; from the coding sequence ATGAAGATAGTAATTGATGGTATGGGTGGCGATAATGCACCAAAGTCTAATGTAGAGGGTGCAGTAAAAGCAATAAAAGAATATAATGTTGATTTAATAATCACAGGAGATAAAGATATATTAGAAAAAGAATTTGCAAATTATGAGTTTGATAAAAGCAAATTAGAAATAGTTCATACTACCGAAATTATAGAAAATGAAGACAAACCGGTAAAAGCTATTAGATCTAAAAAAGATTCATCTATGGTAGTTGCATTAAGACTTGTTAAAGAAGGCAAGGCAGATGCTGTTATATCAGCAGGAAATACAGGTGCATTGTTAGCTGGAGGATTATTTGTAGTAGGAAGAATAAAGGGAATAGATAGACCTTGCTTATGTCCTGTAATACCAAATGCTAAAAAAGGAATGACGCTTATAGCTGATGGAGGAGCAAATGCAGATTGCAAACCTAAAAATCTAGTAGAATTTGCTGGTATGAGTAATATATATGCAAAAAAAGTTTTAGGACTAAATAGTCCAAAGATAGCTTTAGCTAATGTTGGAATAGAAGAAGGTAAAGGTAACGACTTGGTAAAAAAATCTTATGAAGAATTAAAAAATATCGATGTAAACTTTATAGGAAATGTAGAAGCAAGAGATGTTATAAATGCATATACAGACATTATTGTATGTGATGGCTTTACTGGAAATATATTATTAAAGTCAGCTGAAGGTGTAGCTATGTCTGTTATGGGTCTATTAAAAGAAACTTTCTTATCAAGCACTAAAGGCAAGATAGGAGCAATGCTTTTAAAAGATGATTTAAAAAAATTAAAAAGCTTTATGGATTATGCTGAATATGGAGGAGCACCACTTTTAGGAGTTAATGGTGGGGTTATAAAAGCTCATGGAAGCTCTGATTCAAGAGCTATAAAAAATGCTATAAATCAAGGTATTAAATTTGCACAAGGAAATGTTGTAGAAGATATAAAAGAATTTATAAAGACTATGGAAAGTAGTGAAGAGAAAGAGTAG
- the fapR gene encoding transcription factor FapR — MKKKSKAQRQKELVEMLQADPFYTDEELASLFEVSIQTIRLDRMSLNIPELRERVKSIAETESSKVKTLGIKEITGEIIDLSVGQLGISMLEITEDMLYSKTNTLKDTYIFSLADSLAMAIIDAPKVIMRFANVKCLKLIEQRDRLIAKAEIYKKADKKHYVKVVVNNKAQEQIFRGKFIFEELD; from the coding sequence ATGAAAAAGAAAAGTAAAGCCCAAAGACAAAAAGAATTAGTAGAGATGCTACAGGCTGATCCTTTCTATACAGATGAAGAACTAGCTAGTTTATTTGAAGTAAGTATTCAAACAATTAGACTAGATAGAATGAGTTTAAATATACCTGAATTAAGAGAAAGAGTTAAGTCAATAGCAGAAACAGAAAGTTCTAAAGTTAAAACATTAGGAATTAAGGAAATTACAGGAGAAATAATTGACTTATCGGTGGGGCAGTTAGGAATATCTATGTTAGAAATTACAGAGGATATGCTTTACTCTAAGACTAATACTTTAAAGGATACTTATATATTTTCTCTAGCAGACTCATTAGCTATGGCGATAATAGATGCACCAAAGGTAATTATGAGATTTGCAAATGTAAAATGCTTGAAATTAATAGAACAAAGAGATAGGCTTATAGCGAAGGCTGAAATTTATAAAAAAGCTGATAAAAAGCACTATGTAAAAGTTGTAGTTAATAATAAAGCACAAGAACAAATTTTTAGAGGAAAATTTATCTTTGAAGAATTAGATTAG
- the rpmF gene encoding 50S ribosomal protein L32 has product MAVPKRKTSKSKTKMRRAANSKMVATGFVSCPQCHEPKLPHRVCPDCGYYKGKEVASN; this is encoded by the coding sequence ATGGCAGTACCAAAGCGTAAAACATCTAAATCAAAAACTAAAATGAGAAGAGCAGCTAACTCAAAGATGGTAGCAACTGGATTCGTAAGTTGCCCACAATGTCATGAGCCAAAATTACCACATAGAGTATGTCCAGATTGTGGATATTATAAAGGTAAAGAAGTTGCTTCTAACTAG
- a CDS encoding YceD family protein, producing the protein MKISLDKLIRRETDKIDLNFCQKVDTINYCDTSYELASPISINGKISTTKSGFYLDADVEFTVLDNCSRCLEEVEVPIEYSIQGFLVKEDFDEDSFEDDDAFIYDGQDIDLIQIIEQTLDFKLPARALCDEDCKGLCPGCGANLNKEACSCNEIANDEEIIDPRFAKLKDIFKND; encoded by the coding sequence ATGAAAATCAGTTTAGATAAGTTAATTAGAAGAGAAACTGACAAAATAGACTTGAATTTTTGTCAAAAAGTTGATACTATTAATTATTGTGATACAAGTTATGAATTAGCTTCTCCAATAAGTATAAACGGTAAAATCTCAACTACTAAAAGTGGTTTCTACTTAGACGCAGATGTAGAATTTACAGTTCTTGATAATTGTTCAAGATGCTTAGAAGAGGTAGAAGTACCAATAGAATACTCGATACAAGGTTTTTTAGTTAAAGAAGACTTTGACGAAGACAGTTTCGAAGATGATGATGCATTTATATATGATGGACAAGATATAGATCTTATTCAAATAATAGAGCAAACATTAGACTTCAAATTACCAGCAAGAGCACTTTGTGATGAAGATTGTAAAGGTCTTTGTCCAGGATGTGGAGCAAACTTAAATAAGGAAGCTTGTTCTTGCAATGAAATCGCGAACGACGAGGAGATTATAGATCCCCGTTTTGCTAAATTAAAAGATATATTTAAAAACGACTAA
- a CDS encoding acetate/propionate family kinase, giving the protein MKILVLNCGSSSLKYQLIDMSNEEVLCIGLVERIGIEGSILKQEKDGVEGKLVVEQPMKNHQDAIKLVLDAVVDAKFGGVKEISEVEAVGHRVVHGGEKFAGSVLITDEVKAALQECVELAPLHNPANIMGIEACEAILPGVPMVGVFDTAFHQTMPKKSYLYGLPHELYTKYGVRRYGFHGTSHKYVSQRAAAMLGKNVEDVKVVTCHLGNGASIAAVDGGKCVDTSMGFTPLEGLIMGTRCGDIDAAILPFLMEKEGLDAKALSDLMNKKSGVYGMTGISSDFRDIEGAAEKGDEKAQVALDAYVQKVKKYIGSYIAEMNGADAIVFTAGVGENGIEIREAICENMNFLGMTMDKEANKVRGKERVISTENSKVKILLIPTNEELMIARDTLSLVK; this is encoded by the coding sequence ATGAAAATATTAGTATTAAACTGTGGTAGTTCTTCATTAAAATATCAATTAATAGATATGTCAAATGAAGAAGTTTTATGTATAGGATTAGTTGAAAGAATAGGTATAGAAGGTTCTATACTTAAGCAAGAAAAAGATGGTGTTGAAGGTAAATTAGTTGTAGAACAACCAATGAAAAACCATCAAGATGCTATAAAGTTAGTATTAGACGCTGTTGTTGATGCTAAGTTTGGTGGAGTTAAAGAAATAAGTGAAGTTGAAGCTGTAGGACACAGAGTAGTTCACGGTGGAGAAAAGTTCGCAGGTTCAGTTTTAATAACTGATGAAGTTAAAGCTGCATTACAAGAATGTGTTGAATTAGCACCACTTCATAACCCAGCTAATATAATGGGAATAGAAGCTTGTGAAGCTATACTTCCAGGTGTACCAATGGTAGGAGTATTCGATACTGCTTTCCATCAAACAATGCCTAAGAAATCATACTTATATGGTTTACCTCATGAATTATACACTAAATACGGTGTAAGAAGATACGGATTCCACGGAACTTCTCATAAGTATGTATCTCAAAGAGCTGCTGCTATGTTAGGAAAGAATGTAGAAGACGTTAAGGTTGTAACTTGTCACTTAGGAAACGGAGCTTCTATAGCTGCAGTTGATGGTGGTAAGTGTGTAGATACATCTATGGGATTCACTCCATTAGAAGGATTAATAATGGGTACTAGATGTGGAGATATAGATGCTGCTATATTACCATTCTTAATGGAAAAAGAAGGATTAGATGCTAAAGCATTATCTGACTTAATGAACAAGAAGTCTGGTGTATACGGAATGACTGGAATATCAAGTGACTTCAGAGATATAGAAGGAGCTGCTGAAAAAGGTGACGAGAAAGCTCAAGTTGCTTTAGATGCATACGTTCAAAAGGTTAAGAAATATATAGGATCTTATATAGCAGAAATGAATGGAGCAGATGCGATAGTATTTACTGCTGGTGTTGGTGAAAATGGTATAGAAATAAGAGAAGCTATATGTGAAAACATGAACTTCTTAGGAATGACTATGGACAAAGAAGCTAATAAAGTTAGAGGAAAAGAAAGAGTAATATCTACTGAAAATTCTAAAGTTAAGATATTATTAATACCAACTAATGAAGAATTAATGATAGCTAGAGATACTTTATCTTTAGTAAAATAA